In Cryptococcus gattii WM276 chromosome A, complete sequence, one genomic interval encodes:
- a CDS encoding Hypothetical protein (Similar to TIGR gene model, INSD accession AAW41938.1; CNB04220) yields MALKKKSSVKNKKTQRKSRQPASDSSVLENDHTLASSIPPSPLATPTAEPAQTVQPLQLTPTRDEGPRAEHDKEAMHSHSQPPLELTHTEPGTPPSRASSALPALSLAHTRLQDSSSSEIAQLPPQLRNFLSSPKSPEEIDHVINLFEANSVPFDPSSLYNRNMSSEDVENMLMKEYRARIRMHEEKMKSNGQMTMKNQDPALLKPGGVIPEVYGRNNHHHVRHASLPSFSEGMSGLGIDMGQQSPSDCLHARYESERMLTPRGVKETTSGKTTMSSSHLEFGRGLKSNENGVINEKKKRKNAKKKEKEKEKKKEKQAAAAAAAQVPKEPKGYDEGEAVVQMAVKKDAGWNAFVKEAAETYSEVDGGALFSPSAESATTYEKLVTPLGAHEEKLPAPSLVNEDGTTESKKELVHGRQVENKIVVTITSFENPVEDDLAAFAANLSYEYSIGTPTTPLSVPASPDEISNRKFGSAAGKIRTFAPFDNSGNVAGTDDHAGQEQESETSASQEGLTVIDECEEEPLEESRQAGLQIIPEARESESVKLTEEAKNPTVDSRGSPKIESGGPDSKSSECPLVVREQSTTIYRIPSELSNCRPNSDAVMALPASQDSNQPEGIHLSPARPVFLVERRDQTVVVESKYDNTPRSVALKETMSTPVPLERPSHNNCQQDRLTSVSLRRNNSWGKNRLRPSYSAQSSPEKQKPRPLPGYQHMVEIPSLSLVKPEPNLLSQSSSMNNGLNFSRPLSLPSSPVKARIGRLPQSFPLERSWTMYFSDTSEKGQHKHRLHLQSAHEYNSGLVTVFNASDLEEFFGGWKALRRAIAGTKGRDIEPRGMPMQGGAGLGADLMNDDTNLHLFADGIKPMWEDKMCRKGGKFMMAGDAALMDNVFLEICLLLIGGSLHDAVPSPPGVRAKSIICGVAISRRKMTRLEIWLGGENGPDPVWVDMIYTHFSRCFPQIRLFPYKPFGRP; encoded by the exons ATGGCCCTCAAGAAAAAGAGCTCCGTAAAGAATAAAAAGACACAAAGGAAGTCTCGTCAGCCGGCGTCAGACTCTTCTGTCCTCGAGAACGACCACACTTTAGCTTCAAGTATCCCGCCAAGCCCACTCGCCACTCCTACAGCTGAGCCTGCTCAGACAGTGCAACCTCTCCAGTTGACTCCTACCCGAGACGAAGGTCCTCGAGCCGAACACGATAAGGAGGCAATGCACTCTCACTCCCAGCCACCATTGGAGCTCACCCACACTGAACCTGGTACTCCACCTTCAAGGGCTTCTTCCGCTCTTCCAGCTCTTTCCTTAGCTCATACTCGACTTCAAGACAGCTCGTCATCTGAGATTGCCCAGCTGCCACCTCAGTTGCGCAACTTCCTCAGCTCCCCAAAGTCACCCGAGGAGATCGATCATGTCATTAACCTGTTTGAAGCTAACTCCGTCCCGTTTGACCCCTCTAGCTTATACAATAGAAACATGAGCTCCGAGGATGTTGAAAATATGCTAATGAAAGAGTACAGGGCCAGGATCAGGATGCACGAAGAAAAGATGAAATCAAATGGGCAGATGACAATGAAAAACCAAGACCCTGCTCTACTGAAACCAGGAGGTGTTATACCGGAGGTTTATGGCCGAAACAATCACCATCATGTCCGTCATGCATCGCTACCATCTTTCTCTGAGGGAATGTCTGGATTGGGAATTGACATGGGGCAGCAGAGCCCTTCGGACTGTCTGCATGCCCGTTATGAATCCGAAAGAATGCTCACACCGAGAGGAGTGAAAGAGACAACCTCAGGGAAAACGACCATGTCTTCATCACATCTTGAATTTGGAAGGGGCTTAAAGTCCAACGAAAATGGCGTGATAAAcgagaaaaagaaaaggaagaatgccaaaaagaaggaaaaggagaaggagaagaaaaaggaaaagcaagccgctgctgctgctgctgcacAGGTCCCGAAAGAGCCAAAAGGAtatgatgaaggagaagcgGTGGTCCAGATGGCTGTGAAGAAAGACGCTGGGTGGAATGCCTTCGTCAAAGAAGCAGCGGAAACATATTCGGAGGTTGATGGAGGTGCCCTATTCAGCCCCAGTGCTGAGTCGGCTACGACGTACGAAAAACTTGTAACTCCACTAGGCGCGCATGAAGAAAAGCTTCCGGCTCCTTCACTAGTTAATGAGGATGGGACGACAGAGTCTAAGA AAGAGCTTGTGCATGGGCGCCAAGTCGAAAATAAAATCGTCGTAACCATCACCAGTTTTGAAAACCCTGTCGAGGATGATCTTGCAGCGTTTGCTGCTAATCTTTCATATGAGTATTCAATCGGTACACCCACTACTCCTCTGAGCGTTCCCGCTTCTCCTGATGAGATCTCAAACAGAAAGTTCGGATCTGCTGCCGGTAAAATCAGAACGTTTGCTCCTTTCGACAACTCGGGCAACGTGGCGGGCACGGACGATCACGCTGGTCAGGAACAGGAAAGTGAGACTTCGGCTTCTCAAGAAGGTCTGACTGTGATAGATGAATGCGAAGAGGAGCCCCTGGAGGAGTCTAGGCAAGCAGGCCTTCAGATTATCCCCGAAGCTCGGGAATCGGAATCTGTCAAACTTACGGAGGAGGCAAAGAACCCAACAGTTGACAGCCGAGGTTCACCCAAGATCGAATCTGGCGGTCCGGATAGTAAAAGCTCTGAGTGTCCGCTGGTGGTCAGAGAGCAATCGACCACTATCTATCGCATTCCTTCCGAGCTTTCAAACTGCCGTCCTAACTCTGATGCTGTTATGGCGTTACCCGCTTCTCAAGACTCGAATCAACCTGAGGGCATTCATCTTTCTCCTGCTAGACCTGTTTTTTTAGTGGAGAGACGAGATCAGACAGTCGTGGTAGAATCCAAGTACGATAATACACCTAGATCCGTTGCTTTGAAAGAAACGATGTCTACACCCGTGCCTCTTGAACGTCCTTCGCACAACAATTGTCAACAAGATCGGTTGACTTCTGTCTCTCTGAGGCGCAACAACTCTTGGGGCAAAAACCGCCTTCGGCCGTCGTATTCGGCCCAGTCTTCTCCCGAAAAGCAAAAGCCGCGGCCTTTGCCTGGTTACCAGCACATGGTGGAGATCCCTTCCTTGAGTTTGGTAAAGCCTGAGCCCAACCTCCTGTCCCAATCTTCCTCGATGAATAATGGCCTCAACTTCTCAAGGCCATTGtctcttccatcatctcccGTGAAAGCAAGGATAGGCCGCCTACCTCAGTCCTTCCCACTCGAGCGTTCCTGGACTATGTACTTCTCCGACACATCCGAAAAAGGGCAACATAAACATCGCCTGCACCTTCAGAGCGCCCACGAATACAACTCTGGCCTTGTCACCGTCTTCAATGCATCTGATCTTGAGGAGTTCTTTGGGGGATGGAAGGCATTACGACGGGCCATTGCAGGAACAAAAGGAAGAGACATTGAGCCGAGGGGTATGCCAATGCAAGGAGGTGCAGGGCTGGGTGCCGACTTGATGAATGACGACACAAATCTACACTTGTTTGCTGATGGTATTAAACCAATGTGGGAAGATAAAATGTGCAGGAAAGGAGGGAAGTTCATGATGGCGGGGGATGCTGCCTTA ATGGACAATGTCTTCCTTGAGATCTGTCTGCTCCTTATAGGGGGCTCCCTCCATGACGCCGTTCCATCCCCACCTGGTGTAAGGGCCAAGTCGATCATTTGTGGCGTCGCTATTTCCCGTCGAAAGATGACCAGACTCGAGATCTGGCTGGGAGGCGAGAATGGCCCAGACCCAGTGTGGGTAGACATGATATATACCCATTTCTCAAGGTGCTTTCCGCAGATAAGGCTATTCCCTTACAAACCCTTTGGGAGACCTTGA